In one window of Nicotiana tabacum cultivar K326 chromosome 12, ASM71507v2, whole genome shotgun sequence DNA:
- the LOC107793601 gene encoding co-chaperone protein p23-1 isoform X4 has protein sequence MSRHPAVKWAQRSDKLFITVELPDAKNVKLKLEPEGKFFFSAIAGADNVPYEVDLDLFDKINVDESKTSTTSRSIVYLVKKAEDKWWSRLIKQEGVRPVFLKVDWDKWVDEDEEDTKPGTDMDFGDIDFSKLNMGGGPSDFDADVPEVHIVSAGDDDSDTEEEEVKEEEDSAHNEPKAAVPPSTEPEAKA, from the exons ATGAG CCGACACCCTGCTGTCAAGTGGGCCCAGAGGTCCGACAAGCTGTTTATCACGGTGGAGTTGCCGGATGCCAAGAATGTGAAGCTGAAACTGGAACCAGAAGGAAAATTCTTCTTTTCTGCAATTGCAGGAGCTGATAATGTACCGTATGAAGTGGATCTCGATCTCTTTGATAAAATTAATGTTGAT GAGAGCAAAACTAGTACTACTTCCAGAAGTATCGTGTATCTTGTGAAGAAGGCAGAAGACAAGTGGTGGAGCAGACTGATAAAGCAGGAAGGTGTACGTCCAGTATTTTTGAAAGTTGACTGGGACAAATGGGTTGATGAAGATGAAGAGGACACTAAAC CTGGGACAGATATGGATTTTGGTGACATTGACTTTTCG AAACTCAACATGGGAGGAGGTCCTAGTGATTTTGATGCTGATGTGCCCGAGG TTCACATTGTTTCTGCAGGAGACGATGACAGTGACACCGAGGAAGAAGAAGTCAAGGAGGAAGAAGATAGTGCACATAATGAACCTAAGGCAGCAGTGCCTCCAAGCACAGAACCCGAAGCAAAAGCTTGA
- the LOC107793601 gene encoding co-chaperone protein p23-1 isoform X5 — translation MSRHPAVKWAQRSDKLFITVELPDAKNVKLKLEPEGKFFFSAIAGADNVPYEVDLDLFDKINVDESKTSTTSRSIVYLVKKAEDKWWSRLIKQEGVRPVFLKVDWDKWVDEDEEDTKPGTDMDFGDIDFSKLNMGGGPSDFDADVPEGDDDSDTEEEEVKEEEDSAHNEPKAAVPPSTEPEAKA, via the exons ATGAG CCGACACCCTGCTGTCAAGTGGGCCCAGAGGTCCGACAAGCTGTTTATCACGGTGGAGTTGCCGGATGCCAAGAATGTGAAGCTGAAACTGGAACCAGAAGGAAAATTCTTCTTTTCTGCAATTGCAGGAGCTGATAATGTACCGTATGAAGTGGATCTCGATCTCTTTGATAAAATTAATGTTGAT GAGAGCAAAACTAGTACTACTTCCAGAAGTATCGTGTATCTTGTGAAGAAGGCAGAAGACAAGTGGTGGAGCAGACTGATAAAGCAGGAAGGTGTACGTCCAGTATTTTTGAAAGTTGACTGGGACAAATGGGTTGATGAAGATGAAGAGGACACTAAAC CTGGGACAGATATGGATTTTGGTGACATTGACTTTTCG AAACTCAACATGGGAGGAGGTCCTAGTGATTTTGATGCTGATGTGCCCGAGG GAGACGATGACAGTGACACCGAGGAAGAAGAAGTCAAGGAGGAAGAAGATAGTGCACATAATGAACCTAAGGCAGCAGTGCCTCCAAGCACAGAACCCGAAGCAAAAGCTTGA
- the LOC107793601 gene encoding co-chaperone protein p23-1 isoform X3 produces the protein MAGIKEGERKVSGERRHPAVKWAQRSDKLFITVELPDAKNVKLKLEPEGKFFFSAIAGADNVPYEVDLDLFDKINVDESKTSTTSRSIVYLVKKAEDKWWSRLIKQEGVRPVFLKVDWDKWVDEDEEDTKPGTDMDFGDIDFSKLNMGGGPSDFDADVPEVHIVSAGDDDSDTEEEEVKEEEDSAHNEPKAAVPPSTEPEAKA, from the exons ATGGCCGGGATAAAGGAAGGGGAAAGGAAGGTCTCTGGTGAGCG CCGACACCCTGCTGTCAAGTGGGCCCAGAGGTCCGACAAGCTGTTTATCACGGTGGAGTTGCCGGATGCCAAGAATGTGAAGCTGAAACTGGAACCAGAAGGAAAATTCTTCTTTTCTGCAATTGCAGGAGCTGATAATGTACCGTATGAAGTGGATCTCGATCTCTTTGATAAAATTAATGTTGAT GAGAGCAAAACTAGTACTACTTCCAGAAGTATCGTGTATCTTGTGAAGAAGGCAGAAGACAAGTGGTGGAGCAGACTGATAAAGCAGGAAGGTGTACGTCCAGTATTTTTGAAAGTTGACTGGGACAAATGGGTTGATGAAGATGAAGAGGACACTAAAC CTGGGACAGATATGGATTTTGGTGACATTGACTTTTCG AAACTCAACATGGGAGGAGGTCCTAGTGATTTTGATGCTGATGTGCCCGAGG TTCACATTGTTTCTGCAGGAGACGATGACAGTGACACCGAGGAAGAAGAAGTCAAGGAGGAAGAAGATAGTGCACATAATGAACCTAAGGCAGCAGTGCCTCCAAGCACAGAACCCGAAGCAAAAGCTTGA
- the LOC107793601 gene encoding co-chaperone protein p23-1 isoform X1: MLQIPLINCQLITQPQEDGLSVGSISGVVDFGSTLFRPSYKGSAKRLRMLNLGRHPAVKWAQRSDKLFITVELPDAKNVKLKLEPEGKFFFSAIAGADNVPYEVDLDLFDKINVDESKTSTTSRSIVYLVKKAEDKWWSRLIKQEGVRPVFLKVDWDKWVDEDEEDTKPGTDMDFGDIDFSKLNMGGGPSDFDADVPEVHIVSAGDDDSDTEEEEVKEEEDSAHNEPKAAVPPSTEPEAKA, translated from the exons ATGCTCCAAATACCACTTATCAATTGCCAACTAATAACGCAACCTCAGGAAGATGGCCTTTCTGTTGGCAGTATAAGTGGTGTAGTTGATTTTGGGTCAACTTTGTTTAGACCTTCATACAAGGGAAGTGCCAAAAGGTTGAGGATGTTAAATTTGGG CCGACACCCTGCTGTCAAGTGGGCCCAGAGGTCCGACAAGCTGTTTATCACGGTGGAGTTGCCGGATGCCAAGAATGTGAAGCTGAAACTGGAACCAGAAGGAAAATTCTTCTTTTCTGCAATTGCAGGAGCTGATAATGTACCGTATGAAGTGGATCTCGATCTCTTTGATAAAATTAATGTTGAT GAGAGCAAAACTAGTACTACTTCCAGAAGTATCGTGTATCTTGTGAAGAAGGCAGAAGACAAGTGGTGGAGCAGACTGATAAAGCAGGAAGGTGTACGTCCAGTATTTTTGAAAGTTGACTGGGACAAATGGGTTGATGAAGATGAAGAGGACACTAAAC CTGGGACAGATATGGATTTTGGTGACATTGACTTTTCG AAACTCAACATGGGAGGAGGTCCTAGTGATTTTGATGCTGATGTGCCCGAGG TTCACATTGTTTCTGCAGGAGACGATGACAGTGACACCGAGGAAGAAGAAGTCAAGGAGGAAGAAGATAGTGCACATAATGAACCTAAGGCAGCAGTGCCTCCAAGCACAGAACCCGAAGCAAAAGCTTGA
- the LOC107793601 gene encoding co-chaperone protein p23-1 isoform X2, whose amino-acid sequence MLQIPLINCQLITQPQEDGLSVGSISGVVDFGSTLFRPSYKGSAKRLRMLNLGRHPAVKWAQRSDKLFITVELPDAKNVKLKLEPEGKFFFSAIAGADNVPYEVDLDLFDKINVDESKTSTTSRSIVYLVKKAEDKWWSRLIKQEGVRPVFLKVDWDKWVDEDEEDTKPGTDMDFGDIDFSKLNMGGGPSDFDADVPEGDDDSDTEEEEVKEEEDSAHNEPKAAVPPSTEPEAKA is encoded by the exons ATGCTCCAAATACCACTTATCAATTGCCAACTAATAACGCAACCTCAGGAAGATGGCCTTTCTGTTGGCAGTATAAGTGGTGTAGTTGATTTTGGGTCAACTTTGTTTAGACCTTCATACAAGGGAAGTGCCAAAAGGTTGAGGATGTTAAATTTGGG CCGACACCCTGCTGTCAAGTGGGCCCAGAGGTCCGACAAGCTGTTTATCACGGTGGAGTTGCCGGATGCCAAGAATGTGAAGCTGAAACTGGAACCAGAAGGAAAATTCTTCTTTTCTGCAATTGCAGGAGCTGATAATGTACCGTATGAAGTGGATCTCGATCTCTTTGATAAAATTAATGTTGAT GAGAGCAAAACTAGTACTACTTCCAGAAGTATCGTGTATCTTGTGAAGAAGGCAGAAGACAAGTGGTGGAGCAGACTGATAAAGCAGGAAGGTGTACGTCCAGTATTTTTGAAAGTTGACTGGGACAAATGGGTTGATGAAGATGAAGAGGACACTAAAC CTGGGACAGATATGGATTTTGGTGACATTGACTTTTCG AAACTCAACATGGGAGGAGGTCCTAGTGATTTTGATGCTGATGTGCCCGAGG GAGACGATGACAGTGACACCGAGGAAGAAGAAGTCAAGGAGGAAGAAGATAGTGCACATAATGAACCTAAGGCAGCAGTGCCTCCAAGCACAGAACCCGAAGCAAAAGCTTGA
- the LOC107793602 gene encoding pentatricopeptide repeat-containing protein At4g17616 — protein sequence MACPLRKAIAVCSIFRKSYSSIVDVASKASRGTCNRRCTVFPRTESSISYENAKPGSELFPRQFCSSREPETLSWGVSSNIVLLGKLESALKNHNLEEAWETYKDFKRLYGFPDPSLVGRLLTELSYSSDSRWLRKAYNMVDSILKEKRELLRSELMTKLCLSLARAQMPVQASSILRLMLDKRILPPIDMLGMIIFHMVKTESGMILSSNILIEIYGSSQQLTTKKSAYAKINKHDTLVFNLVLDACARFRSSIKGHQIIELMAQVGVAADAHTISIICLIQEMNGMRDELKKFKEHIDQVSTTLVPHYRQFYESLLSLHFKFNDINAASDLVLDIYKLQESHNMHGDETPPPKPCLVSIGSDHLRMGLKLRIFPHSLSRESVFNVGHNQVLVMYKNGKLVLSNKALARLIVWYKRGGRINELSKLLCNIQRKGSFESSRMCSDVVAACICMEWLETAHDILDDLDSEGSQLGTSSYMSLLTAYRNKNKLREAEALLKQLRKSGVVINASDPLLTPALCQLEDKSIAKLKELGSMAKGELAYHIVEEMRGEENEASFMMHELNSSIYFFMKAHMVEDAIRAYRKMQAMKIHPTESTFMNLLNGYSSLGMYREITILWGDIKRNMESRNKLNTRDLHEFLLLNFLRGGYFHRVMEVIDFMKENGMYLDKWMYRREFLKYHKGLYRRMKVSDATNDVQIQRIEHVRQFRKRVGLD from the coding sequence ATGGCATGCCCCTTGAGAAAAGCTATCGCAGTTTGCTCCATCTTCAGGAAAAGCTACTCTTCCATTGTTGATGTGGCTTCAAAGGCCAGTAGAGGGACCTGCAACAGAAGGTGTACTGTCTTCCCGAGAACAGAGTCCTCGATTTCATATGAAAACGCTAAACCTGGAAGTGAGCTGTTTCCTCGACAGTTCTGTTCAAGTAGAGAGCCAGAGACGTTATCTTGGGGTGTGTCATCTAACATTGTTTTGCTGGGAAAGCTTGAAAGCGCATTGAAGAATCACAACTTGGAGGAGGCTTGGGAAACCTACAAGGATTTCAAACGTCTTTATGGTTTTCCTGACCCCTCTCTTGTAGGTAGGCTGCTCACTGAGTTGTCGTACTCATCTGATTCTAGGTGGCTCCGAAAGGCATACAATATGGTAGATTCTATTCTGAAAGAGAAAAGGGAGTTACTACGTTCAGAGTTAATGACCAAGCTCTGCCTATCGTTGGCTAGAGCTCAAATGCCCGTTCAAGCATCATCAATTCTCAGGCTGATGTTGGATAAAAGAATTCTCCCACCAATTGACATGCTAGGGATGATAATATTTCACATGGTGAAGACTGAGAGTGGAATGATTCTGTCATCGAATATTTTGATCGAGATTTATGGTAGCTCTCAACAATTAACCACAAAGAAGTCAGCTTACGCCAAGATTAATAAGCATGATACACTTGTTTTTAATCTTGTTCTTGATGCTTGTGCAAGATTTAGATCATCCATTAAAGGCCATCAGATTATTGAGTTAATGGCTCAAGTTGGAGTGGCAGCCGATGCTCATACTATTTCAATTATTTGTTTGATTCAAGAGATGAATGGTATGCGAGatgaattgaagaaatttaagGAGCATATAGATCAGGTTTCAACAACATTGGTCCCCCACTATCGGCAATTCTATGAAAGTCTTCTGAGTTTGCATTTCAAGTTTAATGATATAAATGCTGCTTCTGATCTTGTACTGGATATTTATAAACTTCAAGAGTCTCATAACATGCATGGAGATGAGACACCACCACCTAAACCGTGCCTTGTCTCTATCGGCTCTGATCATCTAAGGATGGGATTGAAACTACGAATTTTTCCTCATTCATTATCAAGGGAGTCTGTTTTCAATGTGGGACATAATCAGGTGCTGGTTATGTATAAGAATGGGAAACTTGTCCTTAGCAACAAAGCGTTGGCCCGGCTTATTGTATGGTACAAGAGGGGTGGGAGAATTAATGAGCTGTCAAAGCTTCTCTGCAATATCCAGAGGAAAGGCTCATTTGAATCCAGCAGAATGTGCTCTGATGTGGTTGCTGCTTGCATTTGCATGGAGTGGCTTGAAACTGCTCATGATATTTTGGATGATTTGGATTCTGAAGGAAGTCAGCTAGGCACTAGTTCATACATGTCTCTGTTGACTGCATATCGCAATAAAAATAAGCTAAGGGAGGCAGAGGCACTACTAAAGCAATTAAGAAAATCAGGTGTTGTCATAAATGCATCTGATCCGTTGTTAACTCCTGCATTGTGTCAACTGGAAGATAAAAGCATcgctaagttgaaagaattaggcTCTATGGCAAAAGGGGAGTTGGCTTACCATATTGTTGAAGAAATGAGGGGAGAAGAAAACGAGGCTTCTTTTATGATGCACGAATTAAATTCTTCTATCTACTTCTTTATGAAGGCTCACATGGTCGAAGATGCCATAAGGGCATACCGAAAAATGCAGGCAATGAAGATCCATCCTACAGAGTCAACTTTCATGAATCTACTTAATGGGTATTCTTCTTTAGGGATGTATCGTGAAATTACAATCTTATGGGGAGATATTAAAAGGAACATGGAAAGTCGTAATAAGCTGAATACCAGGGATTTACACGAGTTCTTGTTGTTGAATTTTCTTCGAGGTGGTTATTTTCATAGGGTGATGGAGGTTATTGATTTTATGAAGGAGAATGGTATGTATTTGGACAAGTGGATGTATAGACGTGAGTTCTTGAAGTATCACAAGGGTCTTTACCGAAGGATGAAAGTATCTGATGCTACAAATGACGTACAAATTCAGAGGATTGAGCATGTGAGGCAATTTAGGAAACGGGTTGGCTTGGATTAA
- the LOC107793603 gene encoding uncharacterized protein LOC107793603 encodes MDLVASLQSELETLRSRIKELESENVKLSARLSHCSCQETKEKSNGSLVKNGVLDGHGKKKDKLRDLGCGAMVMHQFPKRYVALKVMYFGPRFYGFASEAQMDPTVEGELFKALERTRLISGDKRELQYSRCGRTDKGVSSVGQVISLFLRSKHRESRGDNKYSGEISVEESCGEMDYVRVLNQVLPNDICIMGWSPIPVGFSARFSCLSRVYKYFFWHGNLNITAMETAAEKFLGEHDFRNFCKMDAGNVHNYRRHIISFEILPFSESYKADQLMIMKIKGSAFLWHQIRCMVAVLFLIGQGLESPNVIDALLDIERTPRKPQFLMAPEIPLVLQSCEFEGLKFICSSDAKQALNEHLERECRSYKLQAAIFHEAIISTSVEIDDNISSERTKKKEASYTPLLSRPTEPSYEERRKKLDAGVRKPR; translated from the exons ATGGACCTCGTAGCATCCCTACAGTCGGAACTCGAGACTCTTCGAAGCAGGATTAAG GAATTGGAATCCGAAAATGTTAAATTATCTGCCCGGCTCTCGCATTGCAGTTGTCAAGAG ACAAAAGAGAAAAGTAACGGCAGCCTTGTGAAGAACGGAGTTTTGGATGGTCATGGAAAGAAGAAAGATAAGCTCAGAGATTTAG GCTGTGGCGCAATGGTTATGCATCAGTTCCCAAAAAGATATGTCGCTTTGAAAGTCATGTATTTTGGTCCAAG GTTTTATGGTTTTGCTTCGGAGGCTCAAATGGATCCCACTGTTGAG GGTGAACTTTTCAAAGCTCTAGAGAGGACAAGACTGATATCTGGAGACAAGAGGGAATTGCAGTACTCAAGATGTGGTAGAACGGACAAGGGAGTTTCCTCTGTTGGTCAA GTGATTTCTCTCTTCTTAAGGTCAAAACATAGGGAGTCAAGAGGAGACAATAAGTATTCTGGGGAAATTTCTGTTGAAGAATCTTGTG GAGAAATGGACTATGTGAGGGTACTAAATCAAGTTCTGCCAAATGACATTTGCATTATGGGCTGGTCTCCTATTCCAGTTGGTTTCAGTGCAAG GTTCAGTTGTTTGAGCAGGGTGTACAAGTACTTCTTTTGGCATGGGAATTTGAATATAACA GCAATGGAAACTGCTGCTGAGAAATTTTTAGGGGAACATGATTTCAGAAATTTTTGCAAAATGGACGCGGGCAATGTGCACAACTACCGGAGGCACATAATATCATTTGAAATTCTCCCCTTTAGTGAAAG TTACAAAGCTGATCAACTCATGATTATGAAAATCAAAGGTAGTGCTTTCCTTTGGCATCAAATCCGGTGCATGGTTGCTGTACTATTTCTGATTGGCCAGGGTCTTGAGTCCCCTAAT GTAATAGATGCACTTCTGGATATTGAAAGAACACCacgcaaacctcagtttctaatGGCTCCAGAGATACCTCTAGTTCTTCAATCGTGTGAATTTGAAGGTCTCAAATTTATTTGTTCATCAG ATGCAAAGCAGGCTTTGAATGAACATTTGGAGCGGGAATGCCGAAGTTATAAACTTCAAGCCGCAATTTTTCATGAAGCTATCATAAGCACTTCTGTTGAAATTG ATGACAATATATCAAGTGAGCGTACTAAGAAGAAAGAAGCTTCCTACACTCCTCTACTGTCTCGACCAACTGAGC CATCATATGAAGAGCGGCGTAAAAAGCTGGATGCAGGAGTTAGAAAGCCTAGATAG
- the LOC107793595 gene encoding MA3 DOMAIN-CONTAINING TRANSLATION REGULATORY FACTOR 2-like, which translates to MEFTDGKLSNEHKEQLRSASESADPLSVSPLQISPLKVSPKSPRSPKSPRSPGDRQSKPVTERGSPLKNRRNSHSPRDGRPKKGGCGGKGTWGGLMDTDDVHAIDPNDPNYTSSEDIERTSSKDMIATFEDYKKKAIILVEEYFQNDDITSTANELRELGTSSYDFYFVKKLVSMAMDRHDKEKEMAAVLLSALYAEVIKPQQVYKGFSKLLESADDFIVDIPDAIDILALFIARAVVDDILPPAFLAKANSSLPKDSKGIEVIKRAEKSYLSAPLHAEIIERRWGGSKNKTVEDVKDKINNLLIEYVVSGEKKEAFRCIKDLNMRFFHHEIVKRAIIMVMEKQQAENRLLDLLKKAAEEGLINSSQLSKGINRIIDNIDDLSLDIPNARVILQSIISKAASEGWLCISSLKSLSKEIEKQEIDEKLVKEFKLKAQSMIKEYFLSGEIVEVSRFLESENSSCLAELNAIFVKKLITLAMDRKNREKEMASVLLSSVCFPADDVVNGFVMLIDSAEDTALDIPIVVEDLAMFLARAEVDEVLTPQHMEEIGSQFFEPNSIGNKVVLMAKSLLKGRLSGERILRCWGGGGSSSNGWAIEDVKDKIRKLLEEFESGGDAKEAYRCIKELGMPFFHHEVVKKSLVIIIEKKNERLWGFLKECFSMGLITMYQMTKGFARVAESLDDLALDVPDAEKQFKDYVERAKVEGWLDSTVSFNRLGHSMENGFC; encoded by the exons ATGGAATTTACTGATGGGAAATTATCAAATGAGCATAAAGAACAACTGCGATCTGCTTCAGAAAGTGCAGATCCATTGTCAGTATCTCCATTACAGATATCTCCATTAAAAGTATCTCCAAAATCACCGCGCTCCCCGAAGTCTCCTAGATCTCCCGGTGATCGTCAGAGCAAGCCTGTCACAGAGAGGGGAAGTCCACtcaaaaatagaagaaactcTCATTCTCCCCGAGATGGTCGTCCAAAGAAAG GAGGTTGTGGAGGAAAAGGCACTTGGGGTGGATTAATGGATACCGATGATGTCCATGCTATTGACCCCAATGATCCAAACTACACTAGTAGTGAG GATATTGAGAGAACAAGTAGTAAAGATATGATTGCAACATTTGAGGACTACAAAAAGAAGGCTATAATATTAGTGGAAGAATATTTTCAGAATGATGATATAACTTCCACAGCCAACGAATTAAGAGAACTTGGGACGTCTTCTTATGACTTCTACTTTGTTAAAAAATTAGTATCCATGGCAATGGATAGACATGACAAGGAAAAAGAAATGGCAGCTGTTTTATTATCCGCTCTTTATGCTGAAGTTATTAAACCCCAACAAGTTTACAAAGGTTTTAGTAAACTCTTGGAATCTGCAGATGATTTCATTGTAGACATACCTGATGCAATCGATATTCTTGCGTTGTTCATTGCAAGAGCAGTAGTTGATGATATACTTCCTCCTGCATTTTTAGCAAAAGCAAATTCTTCTCTACCTAAAGATTCAAAGGGAATTGAGGTTATCAAAAGAGCTGAAAAAAGTTACTTATCAGCTCCTTTACATGCTGAGATTATCGAGCGTCGTTGGGGTGGAAGTAAGAATAAAACAGTTGAAGATGTTAAGGACAAGATCAACAATTTACTTATAGAGTATGTGGTAAGTGGGGAGAAAAAAGAGGCTTTTAGATGTATTAAGGATTTGAATATGCGATTTTTTCACCATGAAATTGTTAAGAGGGCTATTATTATGGTAATGGAAAAGCAACAAGCCGAAAATCGCCTTTTGGATCTACTAAAGAAAGCTGCAGAAGAAGGTTTGATAAATTCAAGCCAATTATCAAAGGGAATTAATAGGATTATTGACAATATTGATGACTTGTCACTTGATATACCAAATGCAAGGGTGATTTTGCAGTCTATAATTTCTAAGGCAGCATCTGAGGGTTGGTTATGTATTTCATCTCTAAAGTCATTatcaaaggaaattgaaaaacaAGAAATTGATGAAAAGCTAGTGAAAGAATTCAAACTAAAAGCACAATCAATGATCAAAGAGTATTTTCTGTCAGGTGAAATTGTAGAAGTTAGTAGGTTTTTAGAATCGGAGAACAGTTCGTGTTTGGCCgagctaaatgccatatttgttAAGAAGTTAATCACTTTGGCTATGGACAGGAAAAACAGAGAGAAAGAAATGGCTTCTGTTTTATTATCATCTGTTTGTTTTCCAGCAGATGATGTAGTAAATGGCTTTGTAATGTTAATAGACTCTGCAGAAGATACAGCTTTGGACATTCCAATAGTTGTTGAGGACTTAGCCATGTTCTTGGCTAGGGCAGAAGTAGATGAAGTTTTAACTCCACAACACATGGAAGAAATTGGTAGTCAATTTTTTGAGCCGAATTCTATAGGGAACAAAGTTGTACTAATGGCAAAATCTTTATTAAAAGGTAGATTATCGGGTGAGAGAATATTAAGGTGTTGGGGTGGTGGTGGAAGTAGTTCAAATGGATGGGCAATAGAAGATGTTAAGGATAAAATAAGAAAACTATTAGAGGAGTTTGAATCTGGAGGAGATGCAAAGGAAGCGTATCGATGCATAAAGGAATTAGGGATGCCATTTTTTCATCATGAAGTTGTTAAAAAATCATTAGTGATTAttattgagaagaaaaatgagaggTTATGGGGTTTTCTTAAGGAATGTTTTAGTATGGGACTTATAACTATGTATCAGATGACAAAGGGATTTGCTAGAGTTGCAGAATCTCTTGATGATTTGGCTCTAGATGTACCAGATGCTGAAAAACAATTTAAAGATTATGTTGAAagagcaaaagttgaaggatggTTAGACTCCACAGTTAGTTTCAACAGGCTTGGACATTCAATGGAAAATGGCTTTTGCTGA